In the Fusobacterium varium genome, TGATAGAATTCTTATTATAGATGACTTCTTAGCTATGGGAAATGCAATTTTAGGTTTAAAATCTTTAGTTGAACAAGCAGGAGCAAAGGTTGTTGGAGCAGGAATTGCAGTGGAAAAGGGATTCCAAAAAGGTGGAGATCTACTTAGAGAAAATGGACTTAAAGTAGAATCACTTGCTATTATTGATTCATTACAAGATGGAGTTGTAAAGTTTAAATAATTATAAGATAAATAATTTTAAAATAACTCTGGTGTTTTTCACTGGAGTTATTTTATTATAATACTATTTTAAAATTACTAAAAGAGTTCAAAAATAAAAAAGCTTTTTATGATTTTTATTTCATAGAAAGCTTTTTTGCTTATTAATAGAAAATTATTTATTAGAATTTTTTTGATAATATGAAAAATATAGAAATAATGGTAAGAAAACACCACCTGATAGAAAATTACCTATTGTAGTAGGGAGAAAATGTTTAACAAATATATCTAATAAAGAAAAATTTTCTGGAGAAAGAATCTTTCCAACAGCTATAATAAACATATTTGCCACAACGTGTTGATATCCACAAAGTACAAAAAGCATAATAGGAAACCAACAACCTAAAATTTTACCAGTGACATCATTTGAACTCATAGCCATAATAATTCCCATAACTACAAGAATATTACAGAAAAATCCACTAGCGACACATTGAGAAAAAGAAAGTCCTATTTTTGAAATTCCAGTATCTAAAAAAATTTTTTGAATAATAGGAGAGTTAAAAACTCCAGCATAGAAAGCTAAATATGCAGTAAAAAAACTTCCTAAAAAGTTTCCTATCCATACTGTAGTAAGATTTTTTATTAAGTTAGAAAATTTAAGTTCTTTTGAAAGAAAAGCAAGAGATAATAAACTATTTCCTGTAAAGAGAGATGAACCTGTAAATATACAAAGCATAAGCCCAATAGGAAATATACAAGCACCAATGAACTTTGAAAAACCAACATCAAAAGTTTGAGCAAGAGTTTGTGAAGCTGTAAAATTTCCAATGGCAGCAAGGGCAATAAACATTCCTGCTACGAAACCAGAAATAAGAGTTTTCATATTATTTTTTTCATTTCCCCGAGATATTCCCATAGAAATAACAGCAGAAGTTACTTCTGTTGGATTTAAAAAAGATTTTGACATCTAAACCTCCTAAAAATAGTAATTAAAAATTTAAACTTCTAAGTTTGCTTTACTTAGATAGCTATATTATAATCTTTACTTTTTTTGTCAACTATAATAATTGAATATTAACATAAAATTTTTTATTTGTCAACGAAGGTAAATAGTTTAAGTTCTAAAATAATAAAAGAGTTATTTAAAAAATTAACTAAAGAGGAGCTTAAGAAAATAGTTGAAGGAAAATAAAAAATAGGAGGAGATTTTATGGATCAAGTAGTAGAAGCAGTAAAATCAATGTTAGGAACAACATATATAGATAGTTATTTAGCTGAATTTGAAAGACAAAAAGGTGAAAAACTAACAGATATAGAGCAATTAGGAGTAAAATTATTTTTCTCTGGAGCAACATATGAATATGAATCTGTAGTTGAATCATTAGATAATATGGATATGAATTTATTAAGAGATATCTTAAATGATAATCAAGGTCCAGAAGAAAAAAATGATGAAATTAT is a window encoding:
- a CDS encoding formate/nitrite transporter family protein produces the protein MSKSFLNPTEVTSAVISMGISRGNEKNNMKTLISGFVAGMFIALAAIGNFTASQTLAQTFDVGFSKFIGACIFPIGLMLCIFTGSSLFTGNSLLSLAFLSKELKFSNLIKNLTTVWIGNFLGSFFTAYLAFYAGVFNSPIIQKIFLDTGISKIGLSFSQCVASGFFCNILVVMGIIMAMSSNDVTGKILGCWFPIMLFVLCGYQHVVANMFIIAVGKILSPENFSLLDIFVKHFLPTTIGNFLSGGVFLPLFLYFSYYQKNSNK